Proteins from one Bombyx mori chromosome 1, ASM3026992v2 genomic window:
- the LOC101741181 gene encoding anion exchange protein 3 isoform X1: MSSGKRKLSFLGFAPQQAAGDDEVQLDEEMDRVVWGEGQGPPPSDATPRRDLAAPPPYATDADTSRTGPEQLEPATDPHLNQTTSAAEERRVQFDGGSPAPRADAPAVALADADRRAERNARHGHKSRKYSLQEGGERTASDDEGLEESQRDQLSHRTDDPRALRRHKIQPKTSTVHVGRKDGGDKVQNILPDATYKKMYDHSPHAVFVQLDELLATEDGEAEWKETARWIKYEEDVEEGSARWGRPHVASLSFHSLLNLRRCLETGVVLLDLDEKDLPGVAYRVVESMVTEGLIEEDDKPVVMRSLLLRHRHVHDDRGFRFSISSKKPASYSSLQNLSERRRRSTHARPSAAGLDPREVEYLAHASESQDELRRTHNDSILKRIPDDAEATTVLVGAVGFLDQPTIAFVRLAEGIYMPSITEVPVPVRFMFILLGPGGADLDYHEVGRSISTLMSNPAFHSIAYKADDRRELLSAINEFLDDSIVLPPGDWERQALLPLEELRAKSEMIRRRKINALERKRIVADGDKPSDEKKALLAAEAGGMPPEEPDDPLSRTGRLFGGVIRDMKRRYPFYVSDFVDALNGQCVAATIFMYFAAVSSAITFGGLLAEKTYGKIGISETLVFTSAGGVLFALVAGQPMMITGATGPLLLLDESLANFCHSYGFDFLAARMYCGLWMIVIALCVASVEGSVAVKKITRFTEDIFAFLISLIFISEPITSTIAVYRANPLGIDYCQFREVALSNSTVQPLLNSTSVGNSSVVAPAPPVSRLPPQPNTALFCTMLTLATFVLAYYLRIFRNGKFLGRSARRALGDFGVPIAIVLMVGISCLVPVKTETLVVPAGLNPTTVRSWFVPLNPGLETIPAWAAFAMALPALMVYIIVFMETHIAELIIAKPERRLKKGSGFHMDIVIMSFVNALCGMFGAPWQCVATVRSVSHVSALTIMSTTHAPGDKPHIVEVKEQRLTGLLVAVMVGISVLASGWLCLVPMAVLFGVFLYMGISALGGIQFWDRCILLLKPVKHHPQLPYVRRVPTLKMHMYTLIQVGGVVVLYAVKSSRFSLALPFFLVLMVPLRMSLVYIFTPLQLRALDGAQKDIDKDDEPDFYEEAPIPG; the protein is encoded by the exons CAGGCCGCAGGCGATGACGAGGTGCAACTGGACGAGGAGATGGACCGCGTGGTGTGGGGCGAGGGGCAGGGTCCACCGCCCAGCGACGCCACGCCGCGCAGGGATCTCGCCGCCCCGCCACCCTACGCAACAG ATGCAGATACTTCCCGGACTGGACCCGAGCAACTCGAACCTGCGACGGATCCCCACCTGAATCAGACG ACGTCAGCGGCGGAGGAGCGACGCGTGCAGTTCGACGGAGGGAGCCCGGCGCCGCGCGCCGACGCCCCGGCCGTCGCGCTTGCGGACGCCGACCGACGCGCTGAGAGGAATGC ACGACACGGACACAAGTCGCGGAAGTACTCGTTGCAAGAGGGCGGGGAGCGAACTGCTTCTGACGATGAAGGCCTTGAAGAATCGCAGAGAGACCAGCTTAGTCACCGCACCGATGACCCGCGCGCTCTTCGTCGTCACAAGATACAACCCAAG ACATCAACGGTCCACGTCGGTCGTAAGGATGGCGGTGACAAGGTCCAGAACATTCTTCCTGATGCGACATATAAGAAAATGTACGACCACAGTCCGCACGCG GTGTTCGTGCAACTGGACGAGCTGCTGGCGACGGAGGACGGCGAAGCGGAGTGGAAGGAGACGGCGCGCTGGATCAAGTACGAGGAGGACGTGGAGGAGGGCTCGGCGCGCTGGGGGCGGCCCCACGTCGCGTCGCTCTCATTCCACTCGCTGCTGAACCTGCGCCGCTGTCTAGAGACCGGCGTCGTGCTGCTAGACCTTGACGAGAAGGACTTGCCCGGCGTCGCCTACAG GGTCGTGGAGAGTATGGTGACGGAAGGCCTGATCGAGGAGGACGACAAGCCCGTCGTGATGCGTTCGTTGCTGTTGCGGCACCGGCATGTCCACGACGACCGCGGGTTTCGCTTTTCCATCAGCAGCAAGAAGCCCGCATCCTACAGCAGTCTGCAG AATCTATCGGAGCGTCGGCGGCGCAGCACGCACGCGCGGCCCTCGGCGGCCGGGCTGGACCCGCGCGAGGTCGAGTACCTGGCGCACGCTTCCGAGTCGCAGGATGAGCTGCGCCGCACTCACAACGACTCGATCCTGAAGCGCATCCCGGACGACGCCGAGGCCACCACTGTACTGGTCGGCGCCGTCGGCTTCCTGGACCAGCCGACCATCGCCTTCGTGCGTCTCGCCGAGGGAATATACATGCCTTCGATAACCGAGGTGCCCGTCCCGGTCCGATTCATGTTCATTCTGTTGGGACCCGGTGGAGCTGATCTCGACTACCATGAGGTCGGTCGGTCTATCTCGACGCTCATGTCGAACCCTGCGTTCCACTCGATCGCGTACAAGGCGGACGACCGTCGGGAGCTTCTCTCGGCTATCAACGAATTTCTCGACGACTCCATAGTGTTGCCGCCCGGAGACTGGGAGCGCCAAGCGCTGCTGCCGCTCGAGGAGCTGCGCGCTAAGAGTGAAATGATCCGGCGTCGCAAAATAAACGCCTTAGAGCGCAAGCGCATCGTCGCGGACGGGGACAAGCCTTCAGACGAAAAGAAAGCGTTGCTCGCGGCCGAGGCAGGAGGGATGCCTCCCGAAGAACCCGACGATCCTCTCTCTAGAACGGGACGACTGTTTGGAG GTGTGATCCGGGACATGAAGAGGCGGTACCCCTTCTACGTGTCCGACTTTGTTGACGCGCTAAATGGTCAATGCGTCGCGGCCACCATCTTCATGTACTTCGCAGCGGTTTCCTCTGCTATTACTTTCGGGGGACTGTTGGCAGAGAAGACATACGGCAAAATTGGTATCTCCGAAACTCTG GTGTTCACGAGCGCTGGCGGCGTGCTGTTCGCGCTGGTGGCCGGCCAGCCTATGATGATAACCGGAGCGACGGGGCCGCTGCTGCTGCTCGACGAGTCGCTGGCCAACTTCTGTCACTCGTACGGGTTCGACTTCCTCGCGGCGCGCATGTACTGCGGCCTCTGGATGATAGTGATCGCGCTATGCGTCGCTTCCGTCGAGGGCAGCGTCGCAGTTAAAAAGATTACCAG GTTCACTGAGGATATCTTCGCTTTCCTGATATCGTTGATCTTCATATCGGAACCCATCACGAGCACCATCGCCGTGTACCGCGCCAACCCGCTCGGTATCGACTACTGCCAGTTCCGAGAGGTGGCCCTCTCGAATTCCACAGTGCAGCCGCTTCTAAACTCTACTTCAGTCG GTAACTCTAGCGTGGTCGCCCCAGCGCCGCCCGTCTCCAGACTGCCTCCGCAGCCCAACACGGCTCTCTTCTGCACCATGCTGACGCTGGCCACCTTCGTCTTGGCGTACTACCTCAGAATTTTTCGCAACGGCAAGTTCCTCGGTCGCAGC GCTCGTCGAGCGCTGGGTGATTTCGGAGTGCCGATCGCGATCGTGCTGATGGTCGGCATCTCTTGCTTGGTGCCGGTGAAGACAGAGACCCTGGTGGTGCCGGCTGGTCTCAACCCCACTACTGTGCGCAGTTGGTTCGTGCCGCTCAATCCTGGACTGGAGACCATCCCGGCTTGGGCAGCTTTTGCTATGGCGCTGCCGGCGCTCATGGTTTACATCATCGTCTTCATGGAAACGCACATCGCCGA GTTGATCATCGCGAAGCCGGAACGGAGGCTGAAGAAGGGTAGCGGGTTTCACATGGACATCGTGATAATGTCGTTTGTGAACGCGCTGTGCGGCATGTTCGGCGCGCCGTGGCAGTGCGTGGCCACGGTGCGGTCCGTGAGCCACGTGTCGGCGCTCACCATCATGTCTACGACGCACGCGCCGGGGGACAAGCCGCACATCGTGGAGGTGAAGGAGCAGCGGCTGACGGGCCTGCTCGTGGCGGTGATGGTCGGCATCTCGGTGCTCGCTTCGGGCTGGCTCTGTCTCGTGCCCATGGCGGTGCTCTTCGGCGTTTTCCTCTACATGGGGATCTCTGCGCTCGGCGGAATACAGTTCTGGGACCGTTGTATTCTACTTCTCAAGCCAGTCAAACACCACCCGCAACTTCCTTACGTTAGACGG GTGCCGACTCTGAAGATGCACATGTACACGCTGATCCAAGTGGGCGGCGTGGTGGTGCTGTACGCGGTGAAGTCGTCGCGGTTCTCGCTGGCGCTGCCCTTCTTCCTGGTGCTGATGGTGCCGCTGCGCATGTCGCTCGTCTACATCTTCACGCCGCTGCAGCTGCGCGCG TTGGACGGCGCCCAGAAAGATATAGACAAGGACGACGAGCCGGACTTCTACGAGGAAGCGCCGATACCGGGCTAG
- the LOC101741181 gene encoding anion exchange protein 3 isoform X2, protein MSSGKRKLSFLGFAPQAAGDDEVQLDEEMDRVVWGEGQGPPPSDATPRRDLAAPPPYATDADTSRTGPEQLEPATDPHLNQTTSAAEERRVQFDGGSPAPRADAPAVALADADRRAERNARHGHKSRKYSLQEGGERTASDDEGLEESQRDQLSHRTDDPRALRRHKIQPKTSTVHVGRKDGGDKVQNILPDATYKKMYDHSPHAVFVQLDELLATEDGEAEWKETARWIKYEEDVEEGSARWGRPHVASLSFHSLLNLRRCLETGVVLLDLDEKDLPGVAYRVVESMVTEGLIEEDDKPVVMRSLLLRHRHVHDDRGFRFSISSKKPASYSSLQNLSERRRRSTHARPSAAGLDPREVEYLAHASESQDELRRTHNDSILKRIPDDAEATTVLVGAVGFLDQPTIAFVRLAEGIYMPSITEVPVPVRFMFILLGPGGADLDYHEVGRSISTLMSNPAFHSIAYKADDRRELLSAINEFLDDSIVLPPGDWERQALLPLEELRAKSEMIRRRKINALERKRIVADGDKPSDEKKALLAAEAGGMPPEEPDDPLSRTGRLFGGVIRDMKRRYPFYVSDFVDALNGQCVAATIFMYFAAVSSAITFGGLLAEKTYGKIGISETLVFTSAGGVLFALVAGQPMMITGATGPLLLLDESLANFCHSYGFDFLAARMYCGLWMIVIALCVASVEGSVAVKKITRFTEDIFAFLISLIFISEPITSTIAVYRANPLGIDYCQFREVALSNSTVQPLLNSTSVGNSSVVAPAPPVSRLPPQPNTALFCTMLTLATFVLAYYLRIFRNGKFLGRSARRALGDFGVPIAIVLMVGISCLVPVKTETLVVPAGLNPTTVRSWFVPLNPGLETIPAWAAFAMALPALMVYIIVFMETHIAELIIAKPERRLKKGSGFHMDIVIMSFVNALCGMFGAPWQCVATVRSVSHVSALTIMSTTHAPGDKPHIVEVKEQRLTGLLVAVMVGISVLASGWLCLVPMAVLFGVFLYMGISALGGIQFWDRCILLLKPVKHHPQLPYVRRVPTLKMHMYTLIQVGGVVVLYAVKSSRFSLALPFFLVLMVPLRMSLVYIFTPLQLRALDGAQKDIDKDDEPDFYEEAPIPG, encoded by the exons GCCGCAGGCGATGACGAGGTGCAACTGGACGAGGAGATGGACCGCGTGGTGTGGGGCGAGGGGCAGGGTCCACCGCCCAGCGACGCCACGCCGCGCAGGGATCTCGCCGCCCCGCCACCCTACGCAACAG ATGCAGATACTTCCCGGACTGGACCCGAGCAACTCGAACCTGCGACGGATCCCCACCTGAATCAGACG ACGTCAGCGGCGGAGGAGCGACGCGTGCAGTTCGACGGAGGGAGCCCGGCGCCGCGCGCCGACGCCCCGGCCGTCGCGCTTGCGGACGCCGACCGACGCGCTGAGAGGAATGC ACGACACGGACACAAGTCGCGGAAGTACTCGTTGCAAGAGGGCGGGGAGCGAACTGCTTCTGACGATGAAGGCCTTGAAGAATCGCAGAGAGACCAGCTTAGTCACCGCACCGATGACCCGCGCGCTCTTCGTCGTCACAAGATACAACCCAAG ACATCAACGGTCCACGTCGGTCGTAAGGATGGCGGTGACAAGGTCCAGAACATTCTTCCTGATGCGACATATAAGAAAATGTACGACCACAGTCCGCACGCG GTGTTCGTGCAACTGGACGAGCTGCTGGCGACGGAGGACGGCGAAGCGGAGTGGAAGGAGACGGCGCGCTGGATCAAGTACGAGGAGGACGTGGAGGAGGGCTCGGCGCGCTGGGGGCGGCCCCACGTCGCGTCGCTCTCATTCCACTCGCTGCTGAACCTGCGCCGCTGTCTAGAGACCGGCGTCGTGCTGCTAGACCTTGACGAGAAGGACTTGCCCGGCGTCGCCTACAG GGTCGTGGAGAGTATGGTGACGGAAGGCCTGATCGAGGAGGACGACAAGCCCGTCGTGATGCGTTCGTTGCTGTTGCGGCACCGGCATGTCCACGACGACCGCGGGTTTCGCTTTTCCATCAGCAGCAAGAAGCCCGCATCCTACAGCAGTCTGCAG AATCTATCGGAGCGTCGGCGGCGCAGCACGCACGCGCGGCCCTCGGCGGCCGGGCTGGACCCGCGCGAGGTCGAGTACCTGGCGCACGCTTCCGAGTCGCAGGATGAGCTGCGCCGCACTCACAACGACTCGATCCTGAAGCGCATCCCGGACGACGCCGAGGCCACCACTGTACTGGTCGGCGCCGTCGGCTTCCTGGACCAGCCGACCATCGCCTTCGTGCGTCTCGCCGAGGGAATATACATGCCTTCGATAACCGAGGTGCCCGTCCCGGTCCGATTCATGTTCATTCTGTTGGGACCCGGTGGAGCTGATCTCGACTACCATGAGGTCGGTCGGTCTATCTCGACGCTCATGTCGAACCCTGCGTTCCACTCGATCGCGTACAAGGCGGACGACCGTCGGGAGCTTCTCTCGGCTATCAACGAATTTCTCGACGACTCCATAGTGTTGCCGCCCGGAGACTGGGAGCGCCAAGCGCTGCTGCCGCTCGAGGAGCTGCGCGCTAAGAGTGAAATGATCCGGCGTCGCAAAATAAACGCCTTAGAGCGCAAGCGCATCGTCGCGGACGGGGACAAGCCTTCAGACGAAAAGAAAGCGTTGCTCGCGGCCGAGGCAGGAGGGATGCCTCCCGAAGAACCCGACGATCCTCTCTCTAGAACGGGACGACTGTTTGGAG GTGTGATCCGGGACATGAAGAGGCGGTACCCCTTCTACGTGTCCGACTTTGTTGACGCGCTAAATGGTCAATGCGTCGCGGCCACCATCTTCATGTACTTCGCAGCGGTTTCCTCTGCTATTACTTTCGGGGGACTGTTGGCAGAGAAGACATACGGCAAAATTGGTATCTCCGAAACTCTG GTGTTCACGAGCGCTGGCGGCGTGCTGTTCGCGCTGGTGGCCGGCCAGCCTATGATGATAACCGGAGCGACGGGGCCGCTGCTGCTGCTCGACGAGTCGCTGGCCAACTTCTGTCACTCGTACGGGTTCGACTTCCTCGCGGCGCGCATGTACTGCGGCCTCTGGATGATAGTGATCGCGCTATGCGTCGCTTCCGTCGAGGGCAGCGTCGCAGTTAAAAAGATTACCAG GTTCACTGAGGATATCTTCGCTTTCCTGATATCGTTGATCTTCATATCGGAACCCATCACGAGCACCATCGCCGTGTACCGCGCCAACCCGCTCGGTATCGACTACTGCCAGTTCCGAGAGGTGGCCCTCTCGAATTCCACAGTGCAGCCGCTTCTAAACTCTACTTCAGTCG GTAACTCTAGCGTGGTCGCCCCAGCGCCGCCCGTCTCCAGACTGCCTCCGCAGCCCAACACGGCTCTCTTCTGCACCATGCTGACGCTGGCCACCTTCGTCTTGGCGTACTACCTCAGAATTTTTCGCAACGGCAAGTTCCTCGGTCGCAGC GCTCGTCGAGCGCTGGGTGATTTCGGAGTGCCGATCGCGATCGTGCTGATGGTCGGCATCTCTTGCTTGGTGCCGGTGAAGACAGAGACCCTGGTGGTGCCGGCTGGTCTCAACCCCACTACTGTGCGCAGTTGGTTCGTGCCGCTCAATCCTGGACTGGAGACCATCCCGGCTTGGGCAGCTTTTGCTATGGCGCTGCCGGCGCTCATGGTTTACATCATCGTCTTCATGGAAACGCACATCGCCGA GTTGATCATCGCGAAGCCGGAACGGAGGCTGAAGAAGGGTAGCGGGTTTCACATGGACATCGTGATAATGTCGTTTGTGAACGCGCTGTGCGGCATGTTCGGCGCGCCGTGGCAGTGCGTGGCCACGGTGCGGTCCGTGAGCCACGTGTCGGCGCTCACCATCATGTCTACGACGCACGCGCCGGGGGACAAGCCGCACATCGTGGAGGTGAAGGAGCAGCGGCTGACGGGCCTGCTCGTGGCGGTGATGGTCGGCATCTCGGTGCTCGCTTCGGGCTGGCTCTGTCTCGTGCCCATGGCGGTGCTCTTCGGCGTTTTCCTCTACATGGGGATCTCTGCGCTCGGCGGAATACAGTTCTGGGACCGTTGTATTCTACTTCTCAAGCCAGTCAAACACCACCCGCAACTTCCTTACGTTAGACGG GTGCCGACTCTGAAGATGCACATGTACACGCTGATCCAAGTGGGCGGCGTGGTGGTGCTGTACGCGGTGAAGTCGTCGCGGTTCTCGCTGGCGCTGCCCTTCTTCCTGGTGCTGATGGTGCCGCTGCGCATGTCGCTCGTCTACATCTTCACGCCGCTGCAGCTGCGCGCG TTGGACGGCGCCCAGAAAGATATAGACAAGGACGACGAGCCGGACTTCTACGAGGAAGCGCCGATACCGGGCTAG